Part of the Streptomyces sp. NBC_01264 genome, TAACCGCCGCCCTCGGATGTCGGCTTCCTGCGTGCGTGGAGTGCGGACCGGATCAGCCCGGGCAGCGGTGAGCTGGGTGACTGGCCGTTCCGGCGTCCGCAGTGCCGGCCGAGCTGAGACGGCACGCTGAACTCGGCTGGACCGGGCCCGGTCGTGCCCGGTGTGCGGGAGGGTATGGGGGTGGACGCCGATGTGGTGGCCGGACTCGTTCTGGGGGGGCAGATGCCACCAGGTGTACGTGGTGGTGGACCGGTTCGGTTTTCTGTTCGGCGAGGACGCGGTGCTCGGGATGTTCGCGGGGCAGACTGGCCGCAGGTCGGCGGTGGTTGGTGGGGCGGTAGCCGTGCGAGAGGACAACTGAGATGAGCTTGGCAGGTGACATGATCCTGCTCGCCTTCGATGAGGAGGGCGGTCGGCTTCCCGTCCGGCAGTCCCTGGCCCCGGCGGTGCGTGGGGCATTGCTGGCCGAGCTGCTCGACTGCGGCGCCCTGAGCGATGAGGCGGGTACGGCAAGGACCGTGGGCGGGGCTCCGCGGGATGCCGCGCTGCGGCAGGTGTGGCAGTCGGTGGCGGTGGAGCCCGGCAGGAAGTGGCTGTACTGGGTCCGCAAGGACGGCCGCGCGTCGGTCCGTGAGGTGCTGCGGGGTCTGGAGAAGGACGGACTGCTGGAGCAGAGCGCCCACCGGGTGGTCGGCCTCTTCCCGCTGAACCGGGCCGGCCTCACACCTCCCCGGCCTTGCCGCAGCCGGGGAGGTGCGGGCCGCGGTGGTCGCGGCGGCTGAGGAGGGTCCGGCGGCCGGTGCGGGGGGTGATGCGGCTGGTGGTCGGGTCGTGCTGCTCGCCGGTCTCGCTCACGCGGGCGGGCAGTTGGGCACTGCGCTGGGCGCCGATCGGCGGCACGTGCTCAAGGACCGGCTGACGGGACTGTCCGAGGGCGCCGCCCCGGTGTCGGACGCGGTGCGGAGGGCCGTACGGGACCTCCAGGGCGCGGCCACCTCGTAGCGGCGGCTGCTCCGGAGGAGGTGCCAGTTCCGGAGATGGTGCCAGGTCCGGGGAAGGTGCCGCTGTCGGTGGAGGTTCCGGTGCTGGTTCCGACTCGCCCACCCCGGGGGCCGGGGAGCGTCGCCCGTTGTCGGATCCGGTCGCGTTCGCGGCCACCAAGGCGTCCCGCGAGGTGTCGTTCGGGTCGATCGGGACCAGCGCGGTGCGGCGGTTGTGGGCGGGGGCGCGCTTTGAGGGGTCTGGCTCCGTCCCGATCTGCGGTTCCTGGGGGGTGAGTTCGCGTAGGTGGCCGGCGGGCAGCGGATTGGCGGGGGGCCCGTGGAGAACCACGTTGCGGACCTGGACGCCCCGGTTCGGAGTACGGCTCCACGGACAGGATCTCCTCGCAGGGGGAGGGGGCAGGGTTGTCGATCCGGGTGTCGGTGACCTCCTGCCGTTCCTGGTGCGGTTCGCGCGGTCGCAGGTTGTGGTGAGTCGGTCCACCGCGATCACCGGATCGGTCGTCGGGTGGATGGGTTGCCGGTCGGTCGGTCGGAGGGAGGTGCGGGACGAGCTCGCGTAGCCGGACCTGGGGCCGGGATGCGGCCTTCGCCCGCTTGGACAGCCCCAGTACGCGCATCGCTGCTGGGGGCCCGTCAGGGGTGGCGGCTGGGGAGGCGGGACGCGGGGAGGAGGGACAGGGCCAGGAGGAGGGCGGCCACGGCGTACGTGGTGCGGAAGGTCGTGGTGGTCAGGGTGATCGAGAGGAGGGCCGTGCCGATCGAGGCGCCGATCTGGGAGTTGATGCTCAGGATGGTGCTTGCCGCGGTCAGGCGGAACTTCGGGAGGGTGCGGCTCGCGGTGGTCATGGTCGGCATCAGGACCATTCCGGCGCCGATGCCCATGACGACCGAGGCGGCGACGAAGCGCCAGGGTGCCGCCTCCGGGGATCCGGCCTGGAGGGCGGTCAGGGCCATGCCCAGGGCGCCCGTCGCGATGCCGGTGCGGATCAGGTGGCGCGGGGAGACCTTGTCGACGCGGCGCGAGGCGATCTGCATGACCAGGCCGACCGTGAGGCCGGTCGGCGCGCCCAGC contains:
- a CDS encoding GOLPH3/VPS74 family protein, which translates into the protein MSLAGDMILLAFDEEGGRLPVRQSLAPAVRGALLAELLDCGALSDEAGTARTVGGAPRDAALRQVWQSVAVEPGRKWLYWVRKDGRASVREVLRGLEKDGLLEQSAHRVVGLFPLNRAGLTPPRPCRSRGGAGRGGRGG